A window from Fragaria vesca subsp. vesca linkage group LG5, FraVesHawaii_1.0, whole genome shotgun sequence encodes these proteins:
- the LOC101308378 gene encoding uncharacterized protein LOC101308378, which yields MSQSGSVEQFMEDFTKLSRRAPGFGPQTLLSFFIGGLKDSIRPDVRALKPSTLYEACELAKIYEEEEKNIRLQSKAQVASRPPIPPRPINNVFQQRAAPPVAPRPLQGANAGGNRRLTQAEYQERRARNQCFFCDEIFRPGHNCRRGQALMVIEVVQEEVELPGPEQETEVEEGIAELNAVQEVELQLHAMGDCTNSQTMQLKGECFNRKVHVLVDSGASHNFIHPSVLRNSKIMAQPIKPLKVRIASGYIMETRSIVQVLRGAR from the exons ATGTCTCAGTCAGGGTCAGTAGAGCAGTTTATGGAGGATTTCACCAAGCTTTCTAGAAGAGCCCCAGGATTTGGCCCTCAAACCTTACTGTCATTCTTTATAGGAGGTTTGAAAGACTCTATTCGACCCGATGTAAGAGCTCTTAAGCCTAGTACCCTTTATGAAGCTTGTGAGTTGGCAAAAATTTATGAGGAAGAGGAGAAAAACATCAGATTGCAGTCCAAAGCTCAGGTGGCTTCCAGACCCCCAATACCACCAAGACCTATCAACAATGTCTTTCAGCAGAGAGCAGCACCACCTGTTGCGCCTAGGCCTTTACAAGGAGCCAATGCAGGGGGCAATAGAAGGTTGACACAAGCAGAATATCAGGAGAGGAGGGCCCGAAACCAATGCTTCTTTTGTGATGAGATATTTAGACCAGGGCATAACTGCAGGAGGGGACAAGCGTTGATGGTGATTGAGGTTGTTCAGGAGGAAGTGGAGTTGCCTGGTCCGGAGCAAGAAACTGAGGTGGAAGAAGGGATAGCCGAGTTAAATGCAGTTCAGGAGGTGGAGCTGCAGTTACATGCTATGGGAGATTGCACCAATAGCCAAACAATGCAGTTGAAGGGAGAGTGTTTCAACCGAAAGGTCCATGTATTGGTGGATTCAGGTGCATCTCATAATTTTATACACCCTTCAGTTCTAAGAAATTCAAAAATTATGGCACAACCTATCAAACCGTTGAAAGTGAGGATAGCCAGTGGCTATATCATGGAGACAAGGAGCATAGTGCAG GTACTTCGTGGAGCAAGATAA
- the LOC101308677 gene encoding glutathione transferase GST 23-like, whose protein sequence is MADQVKLYGDWSSPFSSRVIWALKLKGIPFDYIEEDLYKKSAELLKYNPVHKKIPVLVHGEKPICESMVIIEYIEETWPQNPLLPSDAHERAMARFWAKFADDKGPEIWKAFVSSGEEREKAKKETWEMLRTIEEHAGLENKKFFGGDNIGIADIAFGWFARWFGVIEEVAGVKLFEADAFPRLHAWINNFKEVPVIKENLPDRDNLVARFSKLSSSRTKAN, encoded by the exons ATGGCAGATCAGGTGAAGCTATATGGAGACTGGAGTAGTCCATTTAGTAGCAGGGTTATATGGGCCCTGAAGCTGAAAGGCATACCATTTGATTACATAGAAGAAGATCTTTACAAGAAAAGTGCTGAACTTCTCAAGTACAACCCAGTTCACAAGAAGATCCCAGTTCTTGTTCATGGAGAAAAGCCGATATGCGAGTCCATGGTCATCATCGAATATATAGAAGAAACATGGCCACAGAACCCCTTGCTGCCCTCTGACGCTCATGAAAGAGCCATGGCCAGGTTCTGGGCTAAATTTGCTGATGATAAG GGTCCTGAAATATGGAAGGCCTTCGTATCGTCAGGCGAAGAGCGAGAAAAGGCCAAGAAAGAGACATGGGAGATGCTGAGAACCATTGAAGAGCATGCAGGTCTGGAAAACAAGAAGTTTTTTGGAGGAGACAACATTGGTATTGCAGACATAGCCTTCGGATGGTTTGCTCGTTGGTTTGGAGTGATTGAAGAGGTGGCTGGGGTGAAGCTCTTTGAAGCCGATGCTTTTCCTCGCTTGCATGCATGGATTAACAACTTCAAGGAAGTGCCTGTAATCAAAGAAAACCTTCCGGATCGTGATAACTTGGTTGCCCGCTTCAGTAAGTTGTCTTCTTCAAGAACCAAGGCAAACTAG